In a single window of the Flavobacterium ammoniigenes genome:
- a CDS encoding L,D-transpeptidase family protein translates to MKTSNRIKKIFLGTFVAISLLMFFLNLNFNKLPKNSQIDSILVLKSKRQLSIFSKGKLIKTYAISLGKSPVGAKQFQGDNKTPEGVYFINGRNAHSIAYKNLGISYPNKEDVKNANGKSAVGDIKIHGLMNNFWFVGNFHRFFDWTNGCIAVNNSEMEELYNAVKVGAKIEIKP, encoded by the coding sequence TTGAAAACTTCCAACAGAATTAAAAAAATATTTTTAGGAACGTTTGTTGCTATTTCGTTATTGATGTTTTTTTTAAATTTAAATTTCAATAAACTTCCAAAAAACTCTCAGATTGATTCAATTCTAGTATTAAAATCTAAGCGACAGCTTTCAATATTTTCTAAAGGTAAATTGATTAAAACTTATGCCATTTCACTTGGAAAATCTCCTGTGGGAGCTAAACAATTTCAAGGAGATAACAAAACCCCAGAGGGAGTATACTTTATAAATGGGAGAAATGCACATAGTATAGCTTATAAAAATCTTGGTATATCGTATCCTAACAAAGAAGATGTTAAAAATGCTAATGGAAAGTCAGCTGTAGGAGATATTAAAATTCATGGATTAATGAATAACTTTTGGTTTGTTGGGAACTTTCACAGATTTTTTGATTGGACTAACGGTTGTATAGCCGTTAATAATTCAGAAATGGAAGAATTGTATAATGCGGTTAAAGTTGGAGCCAAAATCGAAATAAAACCTTAA
- a CDS encoding LptF/LptG family permease, translated as MKIIDKYILKTFLITFTVVFVILFFIFILQTVWLLIAELAGKDLDFSMVLKFLLFSMPRLVPLVLPLSILLASIMSFGDLSENYELAAMKSAGISLRRALQPLFLFVTFIAIAAFLFANSVIPYAEYKFINFRKNIAQAKPALAIAEGQFSDVGVYNIKVNKKSGENGENLTGITIHKKSELGDGSRIVIKAKNGKLVSSKDSNTLQLILNDGNYYEDILPKNYEDRPKMPFVKTAFKKNIITIDISEFNKIDVDNENITNTNTMLTTSELRYTIDSLQKNYKTDITSYTDNINQRVGFQKSTQPVVKIKKIKKKFNPNLLAYFTSNQQLDILNLATSNLESVKYSLETSNTEFKSKQININGHLIALYDKFVIAFACFLMFFIGAPLGAIIRKGGLGLPVVFAMLIFISFHFANTFGKKLAEEGSLTPFLGSWMASLALTPFAILLTYRATNDIGLINMDVLLAPIQQFIKKIVPQK; from the coding sequence GTGAAAATAATTGACAAATACATTCTAAAAACTTTCCTGATTACATTTACTGTGGTATTTGTAATCCTTTTTTTTATATTCATATTGCAAACGGTTTGGTTACTAATTGCAGAATTAGCGGGTAAAGATTTAGATTTTTCAATGGTACTTAAATTTTTGCTGTTTTCTATGCCGCGTTTGGTTCCGCTAGTATTGCCCCTTTCCATATTATTAGCCTCTATCATGTCGTTTGGTGACTTATCCGAGAACTATGAATTAGCCGCAATGAAGTCAGCAGGTATTTCCTTAAGACGTGCCTTACAACCTTTATTCCTTTTTGTGACTTTTATAGCTATAGCAGCCTTTCTATTTGCCAACAGTGTGATTCCTTACGCCGAATATAAATTCATCAATTTCAGAAAGAACATTGCACAAGCCAAACCCGCTTTGGCTATTGCTGAAGGACAATTTAGCGATGTTGGCGTTTACAACATCAAGGTCAATAAAAAGTCAGGTGAAAATGGAGAGAACCTCACTGGTATCACTATTCATAAAAAATCAGAATTAGGTGATGGTAGCCGAATTGTAATTAAAGCCAAAAACGGAAAATTAGTAAGTAGCAAAGATTCAAATACGCTGCAACTCATTCTAAATGATGGGAATTATTATGAAGATATTCTCCCTAAAAACTATGAAGATCGTCCCAAAATGCCTTTTGTAAAAACTGCATTTAAAAAGAATATCATTACAATTGATATTTCCGAATTCAACAAAATTGATGTCGACAATGAAAATATCACCAATACAAATACCATGTTGACAACTAGTGAATTGCGATACACTATTGATTCCTTACAAAAAAATTACAAGACAGATATCACTTCCTATACCGACAATATCAATCAACGAGTGGGGTTTCAAAAATCGACTCAGCCTGTTGTGAAAATTAAAAAAATAAAGAAAAAATTCAACCCTAACTTGCTTGCTTATTTTACTTCCAACCAACAATTGGATATTTTAAATTTAGCAACCAGCAACCTCGAAAGTGTAAAGTACTCCCTTGAAACCTCCAACACCGAATTTAAATCCAAACAAATTAACATCAATGGGCATTTGATTGCTTTGTATGATAAATTTGTAATTGCGTTTGCTTGCTTTTTGATGTTCTTTATTGGAGCACCATTAGGAGCCATCATTCGAAAAGGAGGACTTGGATTACCCGTGGTTTTTGCCATGTTAATTTTTATCTCCTTCCATTTTGCCAATACCTTTGGAAAAAAACTAGCCGAAGAAGGTAGTTTAACTCCATTTTTAGGTTCTTGGATGGCATCACTAGCATTGACGCCTTTTGCCATTTTATTGACTTATCGTGCAACCAATGATATAGGATTAATCAATATGGATGTCCTCTTGGCACCTATTCAACAGTTTATTAAAAAAATAGTTCCCCAAAAATAA
- a CDS encoding helix-turn-helix domain-containing protein encodes MEYQKEELRIPTVRNIQMLLEPIYERLSNIEASLKNQKEKGKTKGYYRNEDLKTIFGLSPNTIAKYRETGILPFTKLGGVHLYEVSLIEAILRNNSIFN; translated from the coding sequence ATGGAGTATCAAAAAGAGGAATTAAGAATTCCAACTGTTCGCAACATACAAATGTTGCTTGAACCAATTTATGAAAGATTGTCTAACATTGAGGCAAGTCTTAAGAACCAAAAAGAAAAAGGTAAAACCAAAGGGTATTACCGCAATGAAGACCTAAAAACCATTTTTGGTTTGTCTCCTAACACTATCGCTAAATACAGAGAAACCGGTATCCTCCCATTTACTAAATTGGGAGGTGTTCATCTCTATGAAGTGAGTCTTATCGAAGCTATTTTACGTAACAATTCAATTTTTAACTAA
- a CDS encoding type II toxin-antitoxin system HipA family toxin, with protein sequence MKPIQKVIVSINFGNKEQQVGELIQEGKNIYFKYYTEFITTGIELSPFHLPLNDSIYTAPNQPFEGLFGLFSDSLPDGWGRLLLDRTLTAKGVLLQDITPLQRLSYVGLKGMGALIYRPQIETSFQETLHIELDAIAKEMSIILQGDSSLAIDELYEMGGSSGGARPKILVGYNPKTQHLIHGTESLPKGYEHWLIKFPSSNDRADSAEIECAYHKMALAAGIAMNPCTLFKTASGKVFFGTKRFDRTEDGRLHLHSAAGMLNDNFRYSTMDYGNLMDATFRLEHDVAGHEKILRIAAFNVFMHNRDDHSKNISYLMDSAGNWQLAPAYDLTYSNSSHGMHSTTVAREGINPGKSHLLELAKEFRMKNGALIIEQVTDAVSQWKTDAKDAGVTNESMSLIEKKIQGNLKI encoded by the coding sequence ATGAAACCTATTCAAAAAGTTATCGTTTCCATCAATTTCGGGAATAAAGAACAGCAGGTTGGAGAATTAATCCAGGAAGGCAAAAACATTTATTTTAAATACTATACCGAATTTATTACAACAGGAATTGAGCTTTCTCCTTTTCACTTGCCTTTGAATGATAGTATATACACTGCACCCAATCAGCCCTTTGAAGGATTATTTGGTTTGTTTTCAGATTCTTTGCCTGACGGATGGGGGCGTTTGTTATTGGATAGAACGCTAACTGCAAAAGGTGTATTGTTACAAGATATAACCCCTTTACAGCGATTGTCCTACGTTGGTTTAAAAGGCATGGGAGCTTTGATTTACCGACCTCAAATTGAAACTTCTTTTCAAGAAACGTTGCATATTGAACTGGATGCTATTGCCAAAGAAATGAGTATTATCTTGCAAGGTGATAGTTCTTTAGCTATCGATGAACTATACGAAATGGGTGGTTCTTCTGGAGGCGCAAGACCTAAAATACTTGTGGGTTATAATCCAAAAACTCAGCATCTGATTCACGGAACTGAATCTTTGCCAAAAGGATACGAACACTGGCTTATCAAATTTCCGTCATCTAATGACAGAGCCGATAGTGCTGAAATAGAATGTGCCTATCATAAAATGGCTTTAGCAGCTGGAATTGCTATGAATCCTTGTACATTATTTAAAACGGCGTCAGGGAAGGTATTTTTTGGTACCAAACGATTTGACCGAACTGAGGATGGCCGACTTCACTTGCACTCGGCAGCCGGCATGCTAAATGATAACTTTAGATACAGCACAATGGATTATGGCAATTTGATGGATGCTACTTTTAGATTGGAACATGACGTTGCTGGACATGAGAAAATATTAAGAATAGCCGCTTTTAATGTTTTTATGCATAACCGTGACGACCACAGTAAAAACATATCCTATCTAATGGATTCGGCAGGAAATTGGCAACTTGCACCAGCTTATGATTTAACTTATTCCAACTCGTCTCATGGGATGCATAGCACTACTGTAGCTAGAGAAGGAATTAATCCTGGAAAAAGTCATTTGCTCGAATTAGCGAAAGAATTCCGAATGAAAAATGGCGCTCTAATTATAGAACAGGTAACAGATGCAGTATCTCAATGGAAAACGGATGCAAAGGATGCAGGAGTAACCAATGAATCTATGAGTTTAATTGAAAAGAAAATCCAAGGCAATTTAAAAATTTAA
- a CDS encoding LolA family protein: MQNKTIFRALLLSAACICSFSIQAQDKKAKALLDQVSAKVKNYSTIIIDFKYSLSNAKENINQDSKGNVVLKGNQYVLNFMGATKLYDGKKTYTIVPEDEEITISKVDENDNTAVTPNKMLTFFNTGYKYTLNGDATVKGKKIQYVKLVPMSSKDQRKEIILGIDSQTKNIYNLVEVGKKGTKTTLTVNSFKTNQPLPKNQFTFVKSKYPNYYINSLD, encoded by the coding sequence ATGCAAAACAAGACTATTTTTAGAGCTTTGTTGTTAAGTGCTGCATGTATATGCAGCTTTTCTATTCAAGCTCAAGACAAAAAAGCAAAAGCGCTTTTGGATCAAGTATCGGCAAAAGTAAAAAACTACAGTACTATCATAATAGATTTTAAATATTCCCTTTCCAATGCCAAAGAGAATATCAATCAAGACAGTAAAGGCAATGTTGTTTTAAAAGGCAACCAATATGTGTTGAATTTTATGGGAGCCACTAAATTGTACGACGGCAAAAAAACCTATACAATAGTTCCAGAAGACGAAGAGATAACCATTTCTAAAGTCGACGAAAATGACAATACAGCGGTAACACCTAATAAAATGTTGACATTTTTTAATACTGGATATAAGTATACCTTAAACGGTGATGCTACTGTAAAAGGTAAAAAAATTCAGTATGTAAAATTGGTTCCAATGAGTTCAAAGGACCAACGAAAAGAAATTATTTTAGGTATTGATAGTCAAACCAAAAATATTTACAATTTGGTCGAAGTGGGTAAAAAAGGAACCAAAACCACCTTGACTGTTAATTCTTTTAAAACGAATCAACCTTTGCCGAAAAATCAATTTACCTTTGTGAAGAGTAAATATCCAAATTACTACATCAATTCATTAGATTAA
- a CDS encoding DUF6952 family protein: protein MKLPVIKHLTQFIEENDQDYIIETIEVLEAMTEIPSLKDEELDVIGELISNMYGALEVQKLVKEGADKKEALNTFMKRVLGSIDK, encoded by the coding sequence ATGAAATTACCTGTTATCAAACATTTGACACAATTCATCGAAGAAAACGATCAAGATTATATCATTGAAACTATTGAAGTATTGGAAGCAATGACTGAAATTCCTTCCTTAAAAGATGAAGAATTAGATGTTATTGGCGAACTAATTTCAAATATGTATGGTGCGTTAGAAGTACAAAAACTTGTAAAAGAGGGAGCTGACAAAAAAGAAGCTTTAAATACTTTTATGAAACGCGTTTTAGGCTCTATCGATAAATAA
- a CDS encoding diacylglycerol kinase: MEFQKDNRFVSGRLKSVTFAYKGAFKLITTEHSVMTQFSIGILMTIAGFYFNITTTEWLFQVFAIGLVMSVEGLNTAVEKVADFIHPEFHERIGFIKDIAAGAVFFAALTAIVIGAIIYVPKF; the protein is encoded by the coding sequence ATGGAGTTTCAAAAAGACAATCGATTTGTTTCAGGAAGATTAAAAAGTGTCACCTTTGCTTATAAAGGTGCTTTCAAATTAATAACCACCGAACACAGTGTTATGACTCAATTTTCTATCGGGATTTTGATGACTATTGCTGGTTTTTATTTTAACATTACTACCACTGAATGGCTTTTCCAAGTCTTCGCCATAGGATTAGTGATGAGTGTTGAAGGATTGAATACTGCTGTTGAAAAAGTAGCTGATTTTATTCATCCAGAGTTTCACGAGCGCATTGGATTTATCAAAGACATTGCAGCAGGTGCTGTGTTTTTTGCAGCCTTGACTGCAATTGTGATTGGTGCAATCATTTATGTACCTAAATTCTAA
- a CDS encoding DNA translocase FtsK, protein MAKKIKSESDLSEKRSWKLSKEYKIAIGSLLVLFSIALLVAFISFYLHGQADQSAVDQLDNRNTKVSNWLGKIGAYVADLIVYQGFGVASFLFVRLFFLTGLYLFLGMPLSKLRSTWFWDLFAMIIVSIIFGFFATSAPELGGVIGYEMNLLSQDYIGKTGTLLVLIFGLVIYLIFKIKISPDSIHAFIENSKKEIESKITPSPEKSATTGYNLEEYAVPTPEEEKDEELDGIHIKSSSSQFEINKEALKPTISSSSEINLDSLPKPIVEPVVTQSFATPPSISKEPTIITTSDEAFVIEKAEEEDIVEENLAARLVADFGLFDPTLELSNYKFPTIDLLKEYSSGGITINQEELEENKNKIVDTLRNYKIEIAQIKATVGPSVTLYEIVPEAGIRISKIKSLEDDIALSLSALGIRIIAPIPGKGTIGIEVPNKNPTMVSMKSAIGSAKFQEAEMELPIALGKTISNETFVVDLAKMPHLLMAGATGQGKSVGLNAVLTSLLYKKHPAEVKFVLVDPKKVELTLFNKIERHYLAKLPDCDDAIITDNAKVVNTLNSLCVEMDNRYSLLKDAMVRNIKEYNDKFKARKLNPENGHRFLPYIVLVVDEFADLIMTAGKEVEVPIARLAQLARAIGIHLIIATQRPSVNVITGLIKANFPARIAFRVTSKIDSRTILDTQGADQLIGRGDLLYSNGNDVVRVQCAFIDTPEVERITEFIGSQKAYATAYLLPEFVGEESGINLDFDISERDSLFREAAEIIVNAQQGSASLLQRKLKLGYNRAGRLIDQLEAAGIVGPFEGSKARNVNISDMVALDEFFNNEQN, encoded by the coding sequence ATGGCAAAGAAAATAAAAAGCGAATCCGATCTTAGCGAAAAAAGATCTTGGAAATTATCTAAAGAATATAAAATTGCAATTGGAAGCCTTTTGGTTTTATTTTCAATTGCTTTGTTAGTTGCATTTATTTCGTTTTACCTGCACGGTCAAGCCGATCAAAGTGCAGTAGATCAATTAGACAATAGAAATACTAAGGTTTCCAATTGGTTAGGAAAAATTGGCGCCTATGTGGCTGATCTTATTGTATACCAAGGTTTTGGTGTGGCCTCTTTTCTTTTTGTTCGCTTATTTTTCTTGACAGGATTGTATTTATTTTTAGGAATGCCATTGAGTAAATTAAGATCTACTTGGTTTTGGGATTTATTTGCCATGATCATCGTTTCTATCATTTTTGGTTTTTTTGCTACTTCAGCACCTGAATTAGGTGGAGTCATTGGTTACGAAATGAATTTGCTTTCGCAAGATTATATTGGTAAAACCGGAACTTTACTAGTATTAATCTTCGGATTAGTAATTTATTTGATTTTTAAAATCAAAATTTCTCCAGATTCCATTCACGCTTTTATAGAAAATTCGAAAAAAGAAATCGAATCCAAAATTACTCCTAGTCCGGAAAAATCAGCAACAACTGGTTACAATCTTGAAGAATATGCGGTTCCAACTCCAGAAGAAGAAAAAGATGAAGAATTGGATGGAATTCATATTAAATCTTCCTCTTCACAATTTGAAATTAACAAAGAAGCATTAAAACCTACGATTAGTTCGTCTTCCGAAATCAACTTAGACAGCTTACCAAAACCGATTGTAGAACCTGTAGTTACACAGTCATTTGCTACTCCCCCATCAATTTCAAAAGAACCTACCATCATTACAACAAGTGACGAAGCTTTTGTTATTGAAAAAGCGGAAGAAGAAGATATTGTTGAAGAAAATTTAGCGGCACGCTTAGTAGCTGATTTTGGTTTGTTTGATCCTACATTGGAATTATCCAATTATAAATTCCCAACGATTGATTTATTAAAAGAATACTCAAGTGGCGGAATTACCATCAACCAAGAAGAATTAGAAGAAAATAAAAACAAGATTGTCGATACGCTTCGCAATTACAAAATTGAAATTGCTCAAATAAAAGCCACTGTTGGACCATCGGTAACTTTATATGAGATCGTTCCTGAAGCCGGAATTCGTATTTCAAAAATTAAAAGTTTAGAAGACGATATTGCTTTATCACTTTCTGCGCTTGGTATCCGTATTATCGCTCCTATCCCAGGAAAAGGGACTATCGGAATTGAAGTGCCTAACAAGAATCCAACTATGGTTTCTATGAAAAGTGCTATTGGCTCTGCCAAATTCCAAGAAGCAGAAATGGAATTGCCTATCGCTTTGGGTAAAACTATTTCTAATGAAACCTTTGTGGTGGATTTAGCCAAAATGCCTCACCTTTTAATGGCGGGTGCTACAGGACAAGGAAAATCGGTTGGACTGAATGCTGTTTTGACTTCGCTATTATACAAAAAACATCCAGCCGAAGTTAAATTCGTTTTGGTTGACCCGAAGAAAGTAGAATTGACCCTTTTCAATAAAATTGAAAGACATTATTTAGCTAAGTTACCGGATTGTGACGACGCTATTATTACCGATAATGCCAAAGTAGTCAACACTTTGAATTCACTTTGTGTAGAAATGGATAATCGTTATTCTTTGTTGAAAGACGCCATGGTGCGTAACATCAAAGAATACAACGACAAATTCAAAGCACGAAAATTAAATCCTGAAAATGGCCACCGATTTTTACCTTACATCGTTTTGGTTGTCGATGAGTTTGCTGATTTAATTATGACTGCGGGTAAAGAAGTTGAAGTTCCTATAGCACGTTTAGCACAATTAGCGCGTGCGATTGGAATTCACTTAATCATTGCTACGCAACGTCCATCGGTAAACGTAATTACAGGTTTGATCAAAGCCAACTTCCCTGCTCGTATTGCATTTAGAGTAACTTCCAAAATTGATTCAAGAACCATTTTAGATACCCAAGGTGCTGATCAATTGATTGGTCGTGGAGATTTATTGTATTCTAACGGAAATGATGTAGTTCGTGTACAATGCGCTTTTATAGACACTCCTGAAGTAGAAAGAATTACTGAATTCATTGGTTCGCAAAAAGCTTATGCTACTGCTTACCTTCTGCCTGAATTTGTGGGAGAAGAGTCAGGCATCAATTTGGATTTTGATATCTCTGAGCGCGATTCATTGTTTAGAGAAGCAGCTGAAATAATTGTCAATGCGCAACAAGGATCTGCTTCGTTATTGCAACGAAAACTAAAATTGGGGTACAACCGAGCAGGTCGTTTAATTGATCAATTAGAAGCAGCAGGAATTGTAGGCCCTTTTGAAGGAAGTAAAGCGCGTAACGTCAACATTTCTGATATGGTGGCGCTGGATGAATTTTTCAACAATGAACAAAATTAA
- the ribB gene encoding 3,4-dihydroxy-2-butanone-4-phosphate synthase codes for MTTNKIQLNTIEEAIEDIRQGKVIIVVDDENRENEGDFLAAAEKVTPEMINFMATHGRGLICAPLTESRCKELGLHVMVNNNTDPMETAFTVSVDLRGNGVTTGISAADRAKTILSLVNPDTKPHDLARPGHIFPLIAKQGGVLRRTGHTEAAIDFARLAGFKSAGVIVEIMNEDGSMARLPQLVKVAKKFNLKLVSIEDLVAYRVQHDSLIIKKEDFDIETRFGTFRLRAYEQTTNKQVHIALTKGTWNLGEAVLTRINSSQVNNDLLGTLTHNAEQHLDKMFQTINEHGKGAVIFINQDMQSVNLLSRIAELKQLQTEGEMKAPRIIIDTKDFGIGAQILHDLDISKIRLVTNTSQSKRVGMIGYGLEIIEHVNY; via the coding sequence ATGACTACAAATAAAATACAGCTCAATACCATCGAAGAAGCCATTGAAGACATTCGTCAGGGCAAAGTAATTATCGTTGTAGATGATGAAAACCGTGAAAACGAAGGCGATTTTTTGGCTGCAGCCGAAAAGGTAACTCCAGAAATGATCAATTTCATGGCGACTCATGGTCGTGGTTTGATTTGTGCACCTTTAACTGAAAGCCGATGCAAAGAATTAGGATTACATGTTATGGTAAATAACAATACCGATCCGATGGAAACCGCCTTTACTGTTTCGGTCGATTTAAGAGGCAACGGGGTAACCACAGGAATTTCAGCAGCGGATAGAGCCAAAACTATTTTGTCATTAGTTAATCCTGATACCAAACCACACGATTTAGCACGTCCTGGACATATTTTTCCATTAATTGCCAAACAAGGTGGTGTATTGCGAAGAACAGGTCATACAGAAGCTGCTATTGACTTTGCAAGATTAGCAGGATTCAAGTCGGCGGGAGTGATTGTAGAAATCATGAACGAAGACGGATCTATGGCGCGCCTACCCCAATTGGTTAAAGTGGCCAAAAAATTCAACTTGAAATTAGTTTCGATTGAAGATTTAGTAGCTTACCGCGTGCAACACGATAGTTTGATTATTAAAAAAGAAGACTTTGATATAGAAACGCGTTTTGGAACTTTCAGACTGCGCGCTTACGAACAAACGACGAACAAACAAGTTCATATTGCTTTGACTAAAGGTACTTGGAACTTGGGCGAAGCAGTTTTAACTCGTATTAACTCATCGCAAGTAAATAATGACTTATTGGGTACTTTAACCCACAATGCCGAACAGCATTTGGACAAGATGTTCCAAACCATTAATGAGCATGGCAAAGGCGCTGTGATCTTTATCAATCAAGACATGCAGTCAGTGAATTTATTGAGTCGTATAGCCGAATTGAAACAATTACAAACCGAAGGCGAAATGAAAGCACCACGAATTATAATTGATACCAAAGATTTTGGTATTGGCGCACAAATTTTGCACGATTTGGACATTTCAAAAATTAGATTGGTGACTAATACAAGCCAAAGCAAACGTGTGGGTATGATTGGTTACGGTCTCGAAATTATAGAACACGTGAATTATTAA
- the tpx gene encoding thiol peroxidase, whose protein sequence is MSSITLGGNPVNTSGELPKIGTQLADFKLVKNDLSIATLADFAGKKVVFNIFPSIDTGTCAASVRKFNETAANLTNTVVLCVSRDLPFAQKRFCGAEEIENVVNLSDFKDGSFGKTNGLEIIDSVLAGLHSRAILVIDENGTILHTEQVQEIADEPNYEAALAVL, encoded by the coding sequence ATGTCATCTATAACATTAGGCGGAAATCCTGTAAACACTTCAGGTGAATTACCAAAAATAGGCACTCAACTTGCTGATTTTAAATTAGTAAAAAACGATCTTTCTATTGCTACTTTAGCTGATTTTGCGGGTAAGAAAGTAGTCTTCAATATTTTTCCAAGTATCGATACAGGAACTTGTGCCGCATCTGTTCGAAAATTTAACGAAACTGCTGCTAACCTAACTAATACAGTTGTTCTATGTGTTTCAAGAGATTTACCTTTTGCTCAAAAACGTTTTTGTGGGGCTGAAGAAATTGAAAATGTAGTTAATCTATCTGATTTTAAAGACGGAAGTTTTGGAAAAACAAACGGTTTAGAAATCATCGACAGTGTTTTAGCTGGTTTACATTCGAGAGCAATATTGGTGATCGATGAGAATGGAACAATTCTACATACAGAACAAGTGCAAGAAATTGCAGACGAACCTAATTACGAAGCTGCATTAGCAGTACTTTAA
- a CDS encoding helix-turn-helix domain-containing protein, giving the protein MSKYSATKTPTVVMDELVQKVQQLRKKNGVSQLELSKRSGVSFGSIKRFETTGQISLESLLKLAYFFNRLEDFTSVFQIDTNLETVAKLFSNKTR; this is encoded by the coding sequence ATGTCAAAATATAGTGCAACAAAAACACCAACCGTTGTAATGGATGAACTGGTTCAAAAGGTTCAGCAATTGCGAAAAAAAAATGGCGTATCCCAGCTTGAATTATCCAAACGCTCAGGCGTCTCTTTTGGAAGTATAAAGCGTTTTGAAACAACGGGTCAAATTTCGTTGGAGTCATTATTAAAATTAGCATACTTCTTTAATCGACTGGAGGATTTTACATCTGTATTTCAAATTGACACAAACTTGGAAACAGTAGCCAAATTATTTAGCAATAAAACACGTTAA
- a CDS encoding site-specific integrase, producing MVKTIVYIKKDKVKENGECPLYLKVTYNRKSITLATGKYISEERWKQTDNLRRILRQDKEKVLKEYLDLLELKIEKIANHLERHQEKLTIEEFKLKILGKEIEEVKPSILDIIQIHNTHFAKLVNIGERSSASLQKYQRVKELVRIFNVKTFGTENVLLDKINNAYIYNLESYLKFESEYKGKLGIKNNSLVKYFKNLKTICNYAVKMEIIEKNPFNSYSGKIKVTDATFLTQEELERIENKTFSVDRLERVKDIFLFSCYTGYAPVDALQLTRKNIIQDGDKNLWIKTNRQKTGTKANVPILPPVLKILSKYQFEGEALLPKISNQKMNAYLKEIAYIIGLDKNLTWYVARHTFATTVTLGNGIKIENVSAMLGHTTIRQTQHYAKVLDQSVGLDMQKLSEKFLHQ from the coding sequence ATGGTAAAAACAATTGTTTACATCAAAAAAGACAAGGTAAAAGAAAACGGAGAATGCCCTTTGTACCTAAAGGTTACTTACAACCGAAAATCCATCACATTAGCCACCGGTAAATACATATCAGAAGAAAGATGGAAACAAACCGATAATTTAAGACGGATACTGCGTCAAGACAAAGAAAAAGTACTCAAAGAGTACTTAGACTTATTGGAACTCAAAATTGAAAAAATAGCCAATCATTTAGAGCGCCATCAAGAGAAATTAACTATCGAAGAATTCAAACTCAAAATCTTAGGTAAAGAAATCGAAGAGGTAAAACCTAGTATTCTAGACATCATCCAAATCCACAATACTCATTTTGCCAAATTGGTCAACATTGGTGAGCGAAGTAGTGCCTCGCTCCAGAAATACCAGCGCGTCAAAGAATTGGTTCGAATATTCAACGTAAAAACTTTTGGAACCGAAAATGTGCTTCTTGATAAAATAAACAATGCTTATATCTACAATTTGGAATCGTATCTCAAATTCGAAAGTGAATACAAAGGCAAATTAGGGATTAAAAACAATTCGCTAGTTAAGTACTTCAAAAATCTCAAAACGATCTGCAATTACGCTGTTAAGATGGAAATTATTGAAAAGAATCCTTTTAATAGCTATTCAGGTAAAATAAAAGTAACCGATGCTACTTTCTTGACGCAAGAAGAATTGGAACGAATTGAAAACAAAACCTTCTCGGTGGATCGATTGGAGCGAGTGAAAGATATTTTCCTATTTAGTTGCTACACGGGATATGCCCCTGTAGATGCTTTACAACTCACCAGAAAAAACATCATTCAAGATGGCGATAAAAATCTCTGGATAAAGACCAATCGACAAAAAACAGGTACTAAAGCAAATGTTCCTATCCTCCCTCCTGTTTTGAAGATACTAAGCAAATACCAATTTGAAGGTGAAGCACTATTACCAAAAATTTCTAATCAAAAAATGAATGCTTATTTAAAAGAGATAGCCTATATCATTGGACTAGACAAAAACTTAACCTGGTATGTTGCAAGACATACCTTTGCCACAACGGTAACTCTTGGAAACGGAATCAAAATTGAAAATGTATCAGCTATGCTGGGGCATACTACCATCAGACAAACCCAACACTATGCAAAAGTGTTGGACCAAAGCGTTGGCTTAGATATGCAAAAACTTTCAGAAAAATTCTTACATCAATAA